The sequence AGATTGGCTGAATTGGGGTATGAGGTTGATTGAGAATGTCTACTTTTCGTTTCGATGTGATCAGTCTATGTCCGAAAGCCTTCGAGACATTAGATGAGTTAGGCGTAATTAGTAGAGCATTTTCTTCAAACATAGCTGAGTTGGAGATTCATAACCCTCGTGATTTCACTATTGATCGCTACAGAAAAGTTGATGATGAGCCTTATGGTGGCGGGGTAGGCATGGTGTTGAAACCAGAACCTGTCTTCGCGGCGTATAAATCAATTCCCCTCAATCGGAAGAGGAGGGTTTTAATGATGTCTCCTCAAGGGAAGCCTCTTGAACAGAATGATCTACAACGTTGGTCAGCAGATTACGACCAGTTGATAATTCTTTGCGGACATTACGAAGGTTTTGATGAAAGGATAAGGACACTTGCTGACGAAGAAGTCTCAACAGGTGATTTTGTGCTTACTGGTGGGGAGTTGCCTGCCATGGTTGTGGTTAATGGTGTAGTGCGATTGCTCCCAGGAACCCTAGGTACTGAGGAATCTTTGTTGGAAGAGAGCCATACTGATTTATTACTTGAACACCCTCAATACACCAGACCAGCAAACTTTCAGGGTATGGAAGTTCCATATGTTTTGAGGAGTGGAGATCATGGAGCTATTTCAACTTGGAGAGAAAAACAGCGTCAATTAAGAACCAAACAACGTCGTCCAGACCTTTACGTGCGATGGCTTGTTAAGCAACAATTGTCACAGTCGACAATTGATGAACTTCTTGGTGATTCTGTGAACAACCGGATTGGCAATGGTTATGACATTCATCGATTAGTTCCTGAAAGGGCACTAATTCTTGGAGGAGTTAAGCTTGATCACCCTGATGGCTTGGGCCTCGAAGGTCATAGTGATGCAGATGTTCTAGCTCATGCCGTTACAGATGCTTTGCTTGGGGCTCTTGCTTTAGGTGATATTGGCAAATACTTCCCACCTGAGGACCCTGAATGGGAAGGGGCTGATAGTTTGTTATTGCTTGAAAAGGTTGTAGCCCTAGTTAGGGACCATGGATGGCAGATTGTGAATGTTGATGCAGTTATCGTTGCTGAACGTCCAAAGCTGAAGCCTTATATAGATCTTATGAGACAAAATTTGGCTGAGAGATTAGGTGTTGCATTGCAATCAGTTGGAATTAAGGCAACTACTAATGAGAGACTTGGTCCGGAAGGCCGTGAAGAGGGTATTAGTAGTCACGCAGTTGCTTTGCTAGAGAGATTATGAAAAATTATTTAATTAAAAGTATTCCACTACGGTTTGCTAAAGGTTTAGTTTTACTTCTTGGAGTCTTGATACTGAACTTTATTAACGCGCAAGAGGCCTATTCAGCAATGTCAAGTAGTTCCAGCCCATCCAATCAAATTATTATTGAGCACCTTCGACTACATGTTGATGATCAAGATAGGCAGGCTTGGTTGGATGCAGAAAGAGGAAGTTGGGAGCAATGGCTGGATAAAAAGAGAGGTTTTCTTGGTAGAAAACTTTTCTGGGACCCTTTAAGAGAAGAAGCGATTGTAATGATCACCTGGGCAAGTTACTCTCAATGGAAAGATATTCCACAAGGAGAAATAGATGCTGTTCAAGAACGTTTTGAACAGTTAGCTCGTGAGGGTACTGGCAAAGAGAGAGGTAATCCTTTCCCACTTATATATGAAGGTGAACTATTGCCACAGTGATTGAAATTCAGGCAAGGTTAGATCTTCAGCGACGGCAACGCCTTGGGATGGTGGAGGCGGTTTGGGGTGAACACAAGACATCAGCTCAGATTGTGGAAATTCTCAAGAGTCTCCAGGCCGTTAGTGAATTGGCTTTGGTGACAAGAGTTAGTGCAGAGAAGGCTAAGGAATTGCAATCAGTTTTTGAGGGGGTTGAATTTCACCCTCAAGCTAGATGTTTAACTTTGGGGCGGACTGCTGACCTGATTCCATCACTGGGAGAGGTAGTGGTTTTAAGTGGTGGTACTAGTGACATGAATGTTGCAGCAGAAGCCGAATTGGCTTTGCGCTGCCATGGGATTAAGACTGAACTTTTAATTGATGTTGGTGTCTCTGGCTTACACCGCCTTTTAGATCAGTTAGAGAGATTAAAAACAGCTAAGGTTTTAATTGCTTGTGCAGGCATGGAAGGTGCTTTGCCAACAGTACTTGCAGGTTTGGTATCTCAGCCTGTCATTGGTGTACCAGTGTCTATTGGGTATGGCGTAAGTGCTGGAGGGAAAACAGCTCTTGAAGGTATGCTTGCAAGCTGTGCCCCAGGACTTGTTGTAGTCAATATTGATAATGGTTATGGAGCTGCAATGGCTGCATTGCGAATTCTCAAAAATTTAAACAGTTCTCGGAACAAGAACTCTTGATTTAGGAGTGAGGGCTGTTTGGAAGAAGCTTTTGCTGCTCATGGCTCTTCAAATCTAGAAGCTGTTCTACCCAAAGTTTCATTGAACGAGGCAGGCGACCTTGCTCATATCTAATAATCGCTTCAAAGAGAACAGGACTATTGACCCAATGCAATTTTCTTTGACTCATACACTTCTTTTGTTTCCTCTGAAGGTGATTTATCTAAGGGCTTCGCGCAAGAGGTAAATCAGTTATTCAGTCCTGTTCGTTGCATTTGGTACTAAGCCTTGATAGTTCGTCTCCGTGATTTGTTGCTTCTACATCAAGCAAACGGCTGACAAGTTCTGAGAGGTCGCGCTGAGCTAACTCACCATTGTTTTCCCACTTCATAGCGCGTGGGCCTTGACTTGATGAAGCAGACACTTCTGAATTTCAATTAATGCATTCGAATTTAATTGTGTTGAAGCTCTGATTTTGTTCTTATTGCACGTTTTTAGCGAAAGAAATTATGAAGAATTTTCTTGGGGGGGGATTTTTAAGGTCCTAGAGGTGCTTCAAATTGGGATAAGCCGTCACTAGTTCTTCGGCGCTAAGTACATCACCTTGTCCATCCGGTTGCCAAATTACTTCTAAAGCCATTAGGTCCTTTGAAGAGATTGATCCAAGGCTTCTAAGTGCATTTCGCAGCTGTTCACTGTTGTTTGTTTCGGATAGGTTCTCTCTTCTTTTTGATGCAATTACTAGAGTTACCGCAATGTACTCATTAGTTGCATCTGCGTCGCCAGGCATGCTTGTTGAGGTGTTGTTTGCAATTATCTGACCAGAAAAGTTAGAGGTTGTTTCTTTTGATAACTTGCTTCTTTCTGTGAGTGAAAGTCGGTTGAATGTTGACTCTGCTGAATTAAAAGGTACTTGACCATTTTCTAGGTTCGCATATACCCACAGGCTGGGCTGTCTTAGAAGTGAAAGGGTGGTCTCTTGTAAGACCTGCTGTAATCCAATAGAAGTACTTGTATTGGCTGATGCCGCTAAGTCTCTAAGGTCTGATTGAAGTTCTTTGGCATTTGCTAAAAGGCCAATTTGGAGTTGAATCAGCGTCACTGGGCCCTGTGTGGGTTGTGTTAGACCTCTGGACTTTTCAATTGTTGGAGCATTTAAACCTCCTTTTATTGAATTAACTATTACTCCTGCGATAGACATCAGAATTAAGAATCCAAACAGACCACCTCCACCAAAGCCAAAGATTGGAAGGATGAATGGGAAACCCATGCCTCCTCCTCTGTAACTGCCATAACCTCCTCTGTAGCCGCCGTACCCCCCTCCTCCATAGCTGCCACTGCCGCCTCTAGGTACTGAAGGTGCGCGAAAGCTCCCCCCTCCTATGCGGCCACCACTGGCTGCATAGGAGGGGGATGGCTGGCCCAGAAGTGAAACCACCACGAAGAATGTGAAGGCTAGTCTTGCTAGACAGCGCCTAATAGTTGTTGCTTGAGGAGGAAAAAATTTGGCCAATGATGGATTGGCGATTGGATCGACTTTAGGAACCTCCGCCGACAATCGTCACAATCTCAAGAGTATCCCCATCTTCTACATTTTGTTGTTCCCATTTATCGGGAGGTAGGATTGCACCATTGAACTCAACAACTATGAGGCGAGGATGATGCCCGAGTTGTTCAATTAATTTAGATAGGGTGAGAGGATTTTTAGATGGTTCGATCGCTTTTTCCTCGCCGTTTATTGTGAGTCTCATGATATTTTTTGGATTAGCTCAAGACTCATTGAAGTTGGATTGGTTGAATTCATGATCGCCCCCGCTATTGCGATTTTCTTTGCCCCAGCGTTGAGGACTTTATCTATATTTGAGCAATTAATACCTCCAATGGCAAACCATGGGAGCTGTGTAGCCTGAGATGCCTCTTTTACATAGCTGATTCCTGAAGGCCTGAGCCTTGGTTTTGTTTGTGTGGAAAAAACTGGTCCCACCCCAAGGTAATCACACCCTTCTTGCTCAGCTTCCTGAAGTTCTTTTATGCAATGTGTGCTTCGCCCTATTAATTTCTCTTTGCCGAGGAGCCGCCGAGCTATGTCTGTTGGAATATCATTTTGTCCGAGATGTACACCATCAGCATCTACAGCCAAGGCAAGATCTAAGCGATCATTGACGATGAATAGCGCTTTATGTTTTTTGCATAAACAAGCTAACTCTCTAGCTTGAATTACTCTCTCTCGATCAGTGTCCTCCTTGGAGCGGTATTGCACCATGTCTACGCCTTGTTCAAGTGCAGAAGCAACTCTTTTAGACAGATCGGGTTGAGGAGTCGTGATTAGACAAAGTTTTGAATGCTCAAGTTTCTTGCGAAGCTTTGATGTAATAGTCGCTTTTAATATCTTTAATTCAAGTTCATAAAGGCCATATCGAATTTTGCTGGCATTGTTCGCTAAATCAGGGTCTGTTATTCGACTAAATTCTTCTAAAACTCTCAATGCTTCTTGTACACGGGAGCAGTTTGCGGCGACCACCTCTTCTGGAGAATGTCTATTCTTTTGTGCAGGATGTGTTAGTCCAATTCCTTTGTCTTGACTTGTAGCTCTAGCGTTCTTATAGATTTCATGATGATGATTGCCGAGTTGCTGCCTCCAATCTTTGAGAGTTACAACAAGGTTTTTTTGCTGAAGTCCAAATCTGCACCAGTCTTCAACAACGCGCAGTCCCTCACGAGCTCTATCGAGGTTTGCATCTATCAGCCGAGCAACACATGAATTTGTGCTTGGGACTATAGACATCCATTTCGTGTCAGTCTTGGCAGGATCGCATGGTCTTGGGTTTATGGAGAAAGGTAGTTCTGATAGCACCATGAATGTGCTGATTTGGGGTGTTGTTCTCTTGGGAGCTATAGCTGTATTTATCATTTGGGGACTGGATAATGCTTATCCAGTCCCCAAATGATTTTCAATAGACTCCAAAATGGTTTTGGCTAATTTGGCATCTCGCCCAATTTGAGCACTAAGTTCAACAAGATTTGTAAATTGTTTTTGACTTCTAAGTTTTTGAACAGGTTCAACTATTAATTCTTGTCCAGTTAAGTCAAGGTCTTTGTCAAGGAGATGGACTTCTACTGCAGATGGAGCGGTTGGATCGACCGTAGGTTGAGGGCCTAAGTTCATTACCGCTGAAAAGGCATTGTCTTTATTGGGTTTCCAGGCCCAAGCCGCATAAACCCCTTGACCTGGAAGGAATTTGCGTCCATCAACTTGCAAATTTGCAGTAGGCCACCCTATTCCACGTCCTATACCTCGCCCTGAGACAACACTTCCACGAAAGCGATATGCGCGACCCATAAGTTTTTGGGCTGTTTTGAGTTCTCCTTTATTAAGAGCTGAACGTATGCGGCTACTGCTCATTCGACCTTCGTTGTCTTCCAGTATTGGCACAACCGAAACCTTTATCCCTGCAGTTGCGCCTATTTTTTCCAAGGTAAATACATCTCCTTCACGATTTTTCCCAAACCGGAAATTTGCTCCAACTGCAATGTGTTTGGCTTGAAGTGTTTCTAAAAGTATTTGATTAACAAATTTGTCTGGCGTTAGGGCGGCTAGAGATTTATCAAAAGGAATTAAAACAAGTTGCTCTACACCCAGTGGTTCTAAGAGGGAAGTTTTCTCTGAAGGTAGGTCTAATCGGAGTCGTGCTTCACCATACAGAACTTCTCGCGGATGTGGCCAGAAACTAACGACAGTAGGAATTCCAGGTGTATTTCTAGTGATTCTTTCAATTACCCGTCGATGGCCAGCATGAAGACCATCAAAGCTTCCCAGCGCTAGGGCTGTGGGAAGGAGTGCCTGCTTAGGAGAGCAGAGTGGGATCAAGAGTTACGTGCAAATTGTGCGTTTAGATGGCAAGTTTGAATCAGCCTCGCACTTGTAAGGATGGCAGACAAACTTGACTTCCAGCTTCTTTCATTAGGTATGCGACGCATCGGTTGGATTCGGTTTTGGATTCAGACAGTTCTTGGGGTTGTAGTTGTAGGAGTTTTACTCTTTAACAACGTTGGTAGCAGTCTTGCACGTAACTCAGAGCGGGCTTTGGGTCTAGGGCCAGGTTTGTCGCTGACAACATTGGCGTTTTTTTTCTTGCTGTATGGGCTTTGGCAGGGTTGGTTGATAGTTCGTACTGGTAGAGCTCTTGATAGTGCTGCTCGACCAAGTAGAGGAGAAACCAGTCGTTTGTTGAAGCGTGGACTAATTGCCGATCTTTTGGGATTGATTTTTGCTTCTGTGGGCTATCAAACTTTAGCCGGGGCACTTTTTGTGCAGGCTTCCATGCAAGCTCCTGGGATCTCAATAGGTGCAGGTATGAGGGCAATGGAAAATTATCCCATCACATCTTTGGAGATGCTTTCTGTGTTGAGCAATACGCAGGTCTTATTTGCACATGTCATTGGTGTGCTGTTTTCTCTTTGGTTGCTTCAACGTATCTATCGCACTAATTGATTTTTAATTTCTATATGTGGTAGATCTGAAAGTTCTCCTCTCCAAAAAAGATCTGGTTGAATTGGAGTTAGGGACGGGGCAGCCCTATTTATTTGAGCTACATCACTAGGCCATTCGCTTGGACCATCTCCTGCTGATTTAAAATCTTTTACTGCTTCTCCAGCTAACCAATAATAAGTATTGCCTCGAGGATCTTTTCGGCGCATGAATTGTTCTTCGTAATGTCTAATAGATAACCTTGTCCAACGAAGAGGGCCCATTTCCTCTAATGCAATTGGCGGGATGTTTAGATTTAGAAGGAGACTTTGAGGCCATTTCTTTTCAAGGACATTTTCTACAATGTCCATTGTTAGATTTGCTGCAACTTGGAAATTATTCCATTGAAATGAAGTTACGCTAACTGCCATTGAGGGTATTCCTTCTAGTGTTCCTTCTAGTGCTGCAGCAACTGTCCCAGAGCAAAAAATATCAGTACCTAAATTTGCACCATGATTAATTCCAGAGAGTACTAGATCTGGTTTGTCACTGAGCAGTTCATATAGTGCAAGCTTTATGCAGTCTGCAGGGGTTCCACTACAACCCCAGGCGGTTACATTCTTCTCGAATAATTCATCTGCTCTTTCTGCTCGGATTGGAGCTTGGAGAGTGAGGCCATGACCAGTCGCAGAACGCTCTTGGTCAGGACAGACAACAGTCACCTTATGGCCTCTTTGAGAGGCTGCAGAAGCGAGGACTCTAATCCCTTCAGCAAAAACTCCATCGTCATTGCTAATAAGAATGCTAAGAGGGTGCATTGCGAACATCGCATTAATGAGAACCTAGTCCTGATAGGTGCCTAAAGTCTTAAGTCAATACCTTCTTGCCGTGAGCTCCACTGTCTCCTTGCAACAACTCAAAGTTGAGCTTGAGCTTCTGGAGGAAGAAGCGGAACAAGATATAGCGAAAGCAGTTGATGAGGACTCTCTTGAAAAATTGAGGGTAAATCTTCTTGGTAAGAAAGGCCGTCTTTCAACGGTTCTTGGAGCGATGGGTCAGCTTCCAAGCTCTGATCGTCCTTTGGTGGGTCAGAGGGCCAATGTGCTTAAGAATCAATTGCAAGGATTAATTTCGCAGCGGTTACAGCTTTTGAAACAGAAAGCTTTAGCTGATTTGGTGGCTAAAGAAACTATTGACGTGACCGTGCCTTCAATTGGTACTCCTGTAGGTAAGCGTCATCCTTTAATTCAAACTAGTGAGGAGATTGTTGATTTATTTTGTGGGTTGGGATATGGAGTAGCAGAAGGCCCAGAGGTGGAAAACGATCATTACAATTTCACGGCTTTAAATATTCCTGAGAATCATCCAGCTCGGGATATGCAAGACACTTTTTATCTTGGGGAAAATCTTCTTTTAAGAACCCATACTTCACCAGTTCAGATTCGGTATTTAGAGCACAACCCTCCCCCTGTCAGGGTTGTGGCACCTGGAAGGGTTTATCGTCGTGACACAGTTGATTCAACTCATTCTCCAGTTTTCCATCAGGTTGAGGTGCTGGCTATAGATGAAGGTTTGGACTTCAGTCATCTTCGGGGCACCGTTATGGCTTTTTTGAAGGCTTTTTTTGGAGATCTACCAGTACGTTTTCGTGCGAGCTATTTCCCTTTTACAGAGCCCTCTGCAGAGGTTGATGTTCAATGGCGAGGTAGATGGCTGGAAGTCATGGGATGCGGAATGGTTGATCCTGCGGTCTTGGAGGGGTTAGGTCTCGATCCAGATCGATGGAGTGGCTTTGCTGCTGGACTTGGAGTCGAACGTTTTTGTATGGTTCGCCATGGAATTGATGACATCCGAAGGCTTTATACAAGTGATCTACGCTTTTTGGATCAATTTTGATGAAAGTTTCTATGACTGCTTCATTTATGTCGGTGACGCCTGGTGAGTAAATAGTAAACCTTTCATTTAAAGTGATTATGTACTTTGTCAATTCGATCGGTGTCCCGGGTAGGACTGATCGTCAATGATGGCAAGGATCTTGCTGTAAAGACTGCTCTCACAATTCAGCAGAGCCTTCACAAGGCTGGTCATGAGGTGGTTCGTGTTAGCAGCTCAGGTGGCATGGTGGGCTTTGCTAACCCTGACCAGAACATGCGCATGTTGGGGTACAACGCATGTGTTCCAGAAGGGTTTGATTCTTCGATTGCTTTTGCGATTGTTCTTGGGGGTGATGGCACTGTGCTGTCTGCAGCTCGTCAGACTGCGCCAGTACAAATACCAATTCTTACGATCAATACAGGCCACATGGGCTTTTTAGCAGAAGCTTATTTGGCAGATTTAGATAGGGCTCTTGATCAGGTTCTATCAATGCAGTGGATGCTTGAAGAGCGCACTAGCCTTGTGGTGAGCGTTATGCGTGGTGAACAACGTCGATGGGAGGCTTTGTGTCTGAATGAGATGGCTTTGCATCGTGAGCCTCTAACTAGCATGTGCCATTTTGAGGTCTCAATAGGACGTCATGCTCCAGTAGATATCTCCGCGGATGGAGTAATTCTTTCGACTCCAACTGGATCCACAGCCTACTCTTTGAGTGCAGGTGGGCCAGTAATAAGTCCAGATTGTCCGGTATTGCAATTAACACCTATTGCCCCACATTCTCTTGCCTCTAGAGCGCTTGTTTTTAGTGATGAGGAGCCTGTGACTGTTTTCCCTGCTACCCCTGAAAGATTGATGATGGTCGTTGATGGAAGTGCGGGTTGTTATGTCTGGCCTGAGGACAGAGTTTTGATACGTCGTAGTGATCATCCCGTGAAATTTGTTCGACTTTCAGATCATGAATTTTTTCAGGTTCTTCGAAATAAGTTGGGTTGGGGGCTCCCTCATGTCGCGAAACCGGACCGCCAATAAAGATAGTTCCTCAGACCCTTTCTTGGGGACTAAATTTCTCACCTTGTTCTTAGGTTGCGGATTCTTTGTCTGTAATACCTTTTTGCCTGGGAATGTCTATTCGTCTGATGTGCGGTCTCCTCAATACTTACCTTTAGAGGCTAGATGGTGTTTGCCAATTGGAGAATGCTTATTGCTTGAAATTGCAGACACTATTGAAGAGAAAAGAATTGGGTTGATGGAGCGTTCTTTAATTCATTCAGGAACTGGAATGTGGTTTCAATTCTCTCCTGCAGAAATTGTTCGATTTTGGATGCATAAAACATATATCCCTCTTGATATAGTTTTCCTTTCAGAGGGTTTGATTGTTGCTATAGAAAAAAGTCTAAAGCCTTGCTTTTTATCTCCTTGTAAAAGTTATGGCCCAAATAAATTGGTGGATAGTGTAATTGAATTGGAAGCAGGAGCAGTTGAAAGACTGGGAATTAAAGTTGGCGACTTTGTTAATATTGAATATATATCAGGCACATCTAAAGATATTAAATAAATCTATTGCAAATGTTATTCTTTAGAGAACTTTTCCTTTTAGGATGAATACCGGGTTTGTAGGGGAAAGCCTTGTTCCACTTGCAAGAGGGACGCCTCGCCATGATTGATGTTGACTAATAGTTAACTCGCAACTTGAGTCTTTTAAAGTTCTAGTTAGTTCTGACATGGCTTCTAACGTAACAAAAGGAATTAGTACTATTCCTCCTTTAGGAAGTAGTTTTAAAACTACTTCTAAAAGTTTTTCTCGGTGAATACCTCCACCTCCCAGAACTACTCTTTGGGGATTACACAGATCTTCTGGTATCTCTCTATTAGTGATCACTTTGAGAGCTTCGGATTCGATAACTGCAGCAGGTTGGACAAATAAGCGTTTTGCATTGGCTTGAATTAATGAACTAGCACCTATACGTTTTTCAATAGCAAGTAGTTTTAGTTTGGGTCTTAATCGAAGTGCTTCTAGCCCTATACTTCCAACTCCTGCGCCAATATCCCAAAGCACTCCTTCTTTTGGTAACTCCAGGTCGGCTATTAATTGAACCCTGATTTCTCTTTTGGTCATAAGCCCAGGACTGTCATCGTGTTGCAAAAAAATGCCATCTTCTATCCCAAATAAGGGAAGGCTTTCTGGGGTTGGTGGTGATGGCTTTTCTTCTAGAAGAATCACAATGTGGAGTGGGTGAAGATCTGGGGCTAATTCATCCTTTGGCATTACACGTTGAATACGCTCTTGTGGATGTCCTAATTGCTCGCAGATCCAGAGTGCATAACTTTCTTCTAGGCCAGATGCATGTAAGTATTGCCTTACTTCCTTTGCTCCCTCATTGGTTGGATTAGTAAGTATGGCCAAGCTTTCAGGCCTTTCTTGTAAACGTTTTGCTAAAGGAGCAGCGTCACGACCATGGAGGCTAATCCAACTTGCATTTTGCCAAGGTATACCTAAACGAGCGAATGCTAGTTGCATAGAAGTTATGGAAGGGTGAAAAACGAGACGATTGCCAGGTAAAGATTCAACTAGACATCTGCCTATACCAAACCAAAGAGGGTCGCCACTAGCTAGCACTATGACTTGATCACCCTGTTTTTTTAACCAGTTAATTAACTCAGATGGGCTATCACTTGCGATGCACTCAGGAAGGGGTTTCTTAGTTGAATTGCTCCACCATTGAGGGATAATTTTTAAAATTCTTTTTGGGGCTGCGATTTTTTTCGTTGAGAGAATTAATTCCTGGAGGTACTTGGGGAGTTTTTCTGGACCTGATGCATCAGTGCCGATGACATGTATCAGATTTTCAACTTTATTGATTTGATTTGTTTTCTTTTGCATTTAGAAATTTCTTGGGAGCCTTTAATGGATCTTGACTTGAATAGTAATAATCTCTTGCTTGATAGAAGGGATTAGTGGAAAAGCCAAGCGATTGGACAACTCAGAATTTAGAAAGGCGTCGACGTCTTCATGAACTTCTGATTGCGTTAATACGACAGCAAGAAGAGATGGAGTTGGTTGATGTTGACACTCCAAGCTTTGATGGGAAAAGTAGTTTTTCCATCAAAGGCGAGGATCCAGCGCGCTGGCTGGAACGTAACAAGCGGATTTTTCAGAAGTATCAGTCTTTGGTACGGTCTGCAATAACTTTGGATGCGCTTCTTGATTCGGAGCATTGTGAACCTCAAAGAAGTACGTCGGATTAAAGGGTTAAAGAATGCCTTGTTTTGTTTTTTGTTGACGATTGCATTATTGCTGCAGGCTCCATCAATAACTAATGCTTCACTTCTCTTTACTGAAACTGATAATGGCAGGTTGTTTACTAAAAGCCTGGAAAGCCTCCGGGATGTGGATTATCAAACTTGGCAGGTAGTGGCTTATCCGAATGAACTGGATGAAGGTAAGTTGGTTTTGCGAATAGTTGGTTATCCAGGCACTTTGCGGATGGATCACCCCAATTCACTTGTGGTGCATGCTGGACGTAAGGATTGGCTTTTGCAAGATATAACTTTATCTAATTCAAAACTAGTAAATGATTCACGGGAAGCGGCAGCAGAATTTGATTTATCTCCTTTGGTTAATGATTTGAGAAATAATCGTCCTTTGCGTTTGATGTTGCCAGAAGTCTTTAATGATTTACCAGTACCGCCATATGTCGTTAGTGAATGGCGTTCCTTGCTGCCCGAGAAATTAGTAGATGGCCAAACTTGAAGATACTTCTTCTCCTTGGGCGCCTTGGATGCGCCGAGCTCTTCAGCTGGCGGCACTTGCAGAGGGATGTACTAGTCCTAATCCATTAGTAGGCGCTGTTGTTCTTGATCCAAACGGGAAATTGATTGGAGAAGGGTTTCATGTTCGAGCTGGGATGCCTCATGCGGAGATTGATGCTTTGGCTCAGGCTGGCGTAAAGGCAAAAGGAGGTACTTTGGTTGTAACGCTTGAGCCTTGTTGTCATCAAGGAAGAACTCCTCCTTGTACAGAGGCGATTTTGGATTCTGGGATATTGAGAGTTGTGGTTGCATTACAAGATCCAGATCCACGTGTTGCAGGGAAGGGAATCTCACGACTACGTGAGGCAGGCCTTGAAGTTATTACAGAATTACTTGAGCAAGAAGCAGCTAATCAGAACCGGGAATTTATTTTTAGAGTTAGGAATGGAAGACCTTGGGGCATCCTTAAGTGGGCTATGAGTTCGGATGGGCGAATAGGACTTCCCAATGGTGAGAGTCAATGGATCAGTGGAACAAAAGCACGTGAATGGGTTCATTGTCTTCGGGCGAAATGTGACGCTGTGATTATTGGTGGTGGAACTCTTCGATCTGACGACCCTTTGTTAACAAGTAGAGGTTTGTCTGATCCGGAGCCTCTTCGTGTAGTGCTTACTCGAAGCCTTGATTTGCCTGCTGAAGCCCAGCTTTGGAATACAGCCAAAGCTAAAACTGTTATTGCTCATGGGCCTAATTCTGTCCAAGAGTGTTTAAAAAAATTGCCAGAGGGATTAGATCGGATGTCTCTGAATGAGGCTGACCCTCTTGTATTACTAAATGAATTAGCAGAAAGAGGCTGTAACCGTGTGCTTTGGGAGTGTGGCCCAACTTTGGCAACAACTGCGATTCAAAAGGGCTGTGTTCAGGAGTTGGCAATAGTGATGGCTCCCAAATTATTAGGAGGAATTACTTCGATGAGCCCCTTGTCTGATTTAGGGTTTACCTCAATGAATCAGGTATTGCTTTTAAAGTCTGGTTCAATGCATAGACTTGGTGGAGATTGGCTTTTGAACGTGCTTCTCCCAGAGATGAAATGTTGATTTTTGCCTTTTCGTTCGGTTCTTACGCCAGATGAATTAAACGCTTCAAGTCTGTCGCGCTTAATTTGTATTTCACTGAGTTTTTTTTCACTATGGCGATTCGTCAGGATGACAATCAGCCGAATCGTCGTTTCGGGATAATTAATTTTGTTTTGATTGGATTTGGATTGTTGCTCCTGATTAGCAGCATCTTGCCTAATCCAAGCTTGCAAGTTCCACGTGTCCCTTATTCGCTATTTA comes from Prochlorococcus sp. MIT 1307 and encodes:
- a CDS encoding DUF3611 family protein is translated as MADKLDFQLLSLGMRRIGWIRFWIQTVLGVVVVGVLLFNNVGSSLARNSERALGLGPGLSLTTLAFFFLLYGLWQGWLIVRTGRALDSAARPSRGETSRLLKRGLIADLLGLIFASVGYQTLAGALFVQASMQAPGISIGAGMRAMENYPITSLEMLSVLSNTQVLFAHVIGVLFSLWLLQRIYRTN
- the surE gene encoding 5'/3'-nucleotidase SurE, producing the protein MHPLSILISNDDGVFAEGIRVLASAASQRGHKVTVVCPDQERSATGHGLTLQAPIRAERADELFEKNVTAWGCSGTPADCIKLALYELLSDKPDLVLSGINHGANLGTDIFCSGTVAAALEGTLEGIPSMAVSVTSFQWNNFQVAANLTMDIVENVLEKKWPQSLLLNLNIPPIALEEMGPLRWTRLSIRHYEEQFMRRKDPRGNTYYWLAGEAVKDFKSAGDGPSEWPSDVAQINRAAPSLTPIQPDLFWRGELSDLPHIEIKNQLVR
- the pheS gene encoding phenylalanine--tRNA ligase subunit alpha yields the protein MSSTVSLQQLKVELELLEEEAEQDIAKAVDEDSLEKLRVNLLGKKGRLSTVLGAMGQLPSSDRPLVGQRANVLKNQLQGLISQRLQLLKQKALADLVAKETIDVTVPSIGTPVGKRHPLIQTSEEIVDLFCGLGYGVAEGPEVENDHYNFTALNIPENHPARDMQDTFYLGENLLLRTHTSPVQIRYLEHNPPPVRVVAPGRVYRRDTVDSTHSPVFHQVEVLAIDEGLDFSHLRGTVMAFLKAFFGDLPVRFRASYFPFTEPSAEVDVQWRGRWLEVMGCGMVDPAVLEGLGLDPDRWSGFAAGLGVERFCMVRHGIDDIRRLYTSDLRFLDQF
- a CDS encoding NAD(+) kinase, whose translation is MSRVGLIVNDGKDLAVKTALTIQQSLHKAGHEVVRVSSSGGMVGFANPDQNMRMLGYNACVPEGFDSSIAFAIVLGGDGTVLSAARQTAPVQIPILTINTGHMGFLAEAYLADLDRALDQVLSMQWMLEERTSLVVSVMRGEQRRWEALCLNEMALHREPLTSMCHFEVSIGRHAPVDISADGVILSTPTGSTAYSLSAGGPVISPDCPVLQLTPIAPHSLASRALVFSDEEPVTVFPATPERLMMVVDGSAGCYVWPEDRVLIRRSDHPVKFVRLSDHEFFQVLRNKLGWGLPHVAKPDRQ
- a CDS encoding DUF192 domain-containing protein, translating into MSRNRTANKDSSSDPFLGTKFLTLFLGCGFFVCNTFLPGNVYSSDVRSPQYLPLEARWCLPIGECLLLEIADTIEEKRIGLMERSLIHSGTGMWFQFSPAEIVRFWMHKTYIPLDIVFLSEGLIVAIEKSLKPCFLSPCKSYGPNKLVDSVIELEAGAVERLGIKVGDFVNIEYISGTSKDIK
- the cbiE gene encoding precorrin-6y C5,15-methyltransferase (decarboxylating) subunit CbiE; this translates as MQKKTNQINKVENLIHVIGTDASGPEKLPKYLQELILSTKKIAAPKRILKIIPQWWSNSTKKPLPECIASDSPSELINWLKKQGDQVIVLASGDPLWFGIGRCLVESLPGNRLVFHPSITSMQLAFARLGIPWQNASWISLHGRDAAPLAKRLQERPESLAILTNPTNEGAKEVRQYLHASGLEESYALWICEQLGHPQERIQRVMPKDELAPDLHPLHIVILLEEKPSPPTPESLPLFGIEDGIFLQHDDSPGLMTKREIRVQLIADLELPKEGVLWDIGAGVGSIGLEALRLRPKLKLLAIEKRIGASSLIQANAKRLFVQPAAVIESEALKVITNREIPEDLCNPQRVVLGGGGIHREKLLEVVLKLLPKGGIVLIPFVTLEAMSELTRTLKDSSCELTISQHQSWRGVPLASGTRLSPTNPVFILKGKVL
- a CDS encoding DUF3122 domain-containing protein; translation: MNLKEVRRIKGLKNALFCFLLTIALLLQAPSITNASLLFTETDNGRLFTKSLESLRDVDYQTWQVVAYPNELDEGKLVLRIVGYPGTLRMDHPNSLVVHAGRKDWLLQDITLSNSKLVNDSREAAAEFDLSPLVNDLRNNRPLRLMLPEVFNDLPVPPYVVSEWRSLLPEKLVDGQT